A window from Mya arenaria isolate MELC-2E11 chromosome 9, ASM2691426v1 encodes these proteins:
- the LOC128203199 gene encoding uncharacterized protein LOC128203199 yields the protein MSVVDKLLMRTVLFVRPQRTDASGKFGGFAIVIPKMLRVLHVLLLVGSISDVSCKFDPIAFSYRQPDYTFSTAQVVPYSTRVTNHNHASFTGGIFTCTKSGIYKFQIYGNSYTSARIFLEIYRGSSLLATLYGHANGDFATAGNVVILNLHSHDTIKVTTRGTYSVRLSNTNLNTFTGVEMGSLFLEPEFGYRIFPAFSATADHHQNIAGGDVVQYHNELVDSFKAFNMSDGVFYSPSGGYYIFHFFSGTLSNNSVSQQHAELWLDLYQNNQYVCSIYAFTDFDWADAGNTVILKLTQGDSVSVRSHTRYANHLYGTQDHIYTTFSGTQLISDEDLADPDSYPVVVFSVGLTLNLTLPIGATLVYTKIFVDHTGNYDIGSGHYQF from the exons ATAAACTTTTGATGCGCACAGTCTTGTTTGTACGTCCACAGAGAACGGACGCGTCAGGCAAATTTGGGGGATTTGCAATAGTG ATCCCCAAGATGCTTCGGGTACTGCACGTCCTGCTACTGGTTGGTAGTATATCAGATG TCTCATGTAAATTTGACCCGATTGCGTTTTCATATCGACAGCCAGATTACACATTTTCAACTGCACAAGTTGTGCCCTACTCGACG AGAGTGACGAATCACAACCATGCATCGTTTACTGGTGGCATTTTCACGTGCACAAAGTCGGGCATATACAAGTTCCAGATTTACGGCAATTCGTACACAAGCGCCAGAATATTTCTGGAGATTTACCGTGGGTCCTCGCTACTGGCCACTTTGTATGGCCATGCCAACGGCGACTTTGCGACAGCAGGAAACGTTGTCATCTTGAATTTACACAGCCACGACACTATCAAGGTAACAACTAGAGGAACATATTCTGTGCGTCTATCGAACACGAATCTTAATACGTTTACTGGTGTTGAAATGGGATCACTTTTCCTTG AACCGGAATTCGGATATCGCATCTTCCCTGCCTTTTCCGCCACTGCCGACCACCACCAAAACATAGCAGGCGGTGATGTAGTGCAATATCATAATGAACTAGTAGACTCGTTCAAAGCTTTCAACATGTCCGATGGAGTATTTTATTCTCCTTCCGGTGGTTATTATATATTCCATTTCTTCAG TGGTACGCTCTCCAACAACAGCGTGTCGCAACAACATGCCGAGCTGTGGCTGGACCTGTATCAGAACAACCAGTATGTATGCTCCATTTATGCGTTCACCGACTTCGATTGGGCCGACGCCGGGAACACAGTCATTTTGAAACTAACG CAAGGTGATAGCGTGTCTGTAAGATCGCATACGCGATATGCTAATCATTTATATGGAACACAGGACCATATATACACTACGTTTTCTGGGACGCAGCTTATTTCTGATGAGGACCTTGCAGATCCAG ACTCGTATCCGGTGGTCGTATTTTCCGTTGGTCTAACATTGAACTTGACGCTTCCGATCGGAGCTACACTCGTTTACACCAAAATATTCGTAGACCATACCGGCAACTACGACATTGGATCGGGGCATTACCAATTTTGA